TGGGAGGGACAGTGGTCTCCCTTATGCTGATCTTGGAAGAGAGATCCCGGTTCTTGAACTCTTTCTCATCTTTCGGGGTCATCTTTTGCTCATAGACAAAATAAGACAAGATTCCGACGACAATCAGCACCAGGAAAACAATCATCCAGGTAATGGGCTTGAAAGTGAAACCCGGCCAGCTGAGATGCCATCCGTCCCTGACAGCATTGCCAGAGACATTATTCATGGATGAATTGGCTGTGGCATTAGAGGAAGCGCCGACATCAGAATCATTGCCATCAGACTTCAGAGCCACTGCAGCTGCAGGAGGATCATCCTGTTTCCCAGCAATACAGAAATAAGAGAAACCCGGGGGTGCTGCACTGTAATGATAATAATATGCATCAGAGCTGAACTGCGAAGTGTCCAGCCCGACCCATTCATCATCAACCATCCTGAAAAGGCTTATGTCCTCAGGCTTATGATCTGACGGTACCCAGCTCTTCTTCACCCTGAAAGTTATCTGGGTCTCAGTTAGGTCATCATCATCAAAATTGGTTGTCTTCATGAAAAGATACTGGTAGGCATTCTTCAGGGGAGCGACTCCATCAGGTGCACCATTATAAGAGAAAACCCTCAATGCGACATTCGAAAGCTCCTTGTTAGGCTTGAACTCCACCTTGGTATAAGCCATATCATTTGAGCTGAAGGTCATATCCTCCCAGGTGTCCGCAAGTATCTTGCTGAAGATCTGCTCTTTCTTGTCAGAAGGCAAACCACTGCTTCCTCCACCACCGCCTCCGCCTGATGATGAAGTCGTCTTGCATCCGGAATCCTGTTTGTCAGTGTCACCATCACAGTCATTATCTTCTCCATCACTGCACTCATCAGTGCCTGATTCAGTGTCGCCGGGGTTTATATCATCATCATTATCATCGCAGTCCTTCTTCGATGTGTATTCGCACCAAAGTATGTTCGCAGAACCCCAGTCATCACCATCATTGTCAACACAGGATGGTTCCTCAAGGTCAAACTCATAGGAGTATATCCTAGAATGACCAAGCATATCCACTGCGGTTATTGTAAGATCATAAGAACCTGGCTTGAGATTGTTCTTTGTCACTGAACCGGACAGGGCTCTTGAAGCAATTGTGCCAGCTGAATTATGCGAAGGAAAAGTGCAATTCAGCTTATATGAGACATTAGAATATTCATTAGATGTGAAGTTTATCCTAAGATCTGTTGTGTTGTCCTCATCAACATCCATCTCATGATCATCAGGCGGGAAGATGACAAGCACGGGACTTTGGGTATCATTGACTGTGAATGGGTAGGTTGTTGAATTGGCGTTGTCATACAAGTCAACAAGATAAAGTGTGATATTATGCGGTCCGTTCTCCAGGATACCATTGGCAAAAGTTGTGTTCATGAAAGTGCCGTCAAGCACAGCAGAGAATGACCTTGCCGGATTGCCGCTGTTCAGCCTGAGAACCGGACCTTCATCCAATGTGTAGTTTGCATAAACATCCTCGCCGATGGTGAAAGCCATGCCCACATTTGTGCCGGTGTATACAGTAGAGTTCGGTGAAACCCAGGTCACATTGCCCACAATACTATCATCATAGAATACAATTGAGGAGAGATGATCAAATCTTACAGATGTTATATCACCAGTGCTTGTATAGCAAGGAGCTGGATCAACTGAGCACAAATCAAGTGGGTCACATTCAGTATCATTGGTGCAATAATCTATGAAATCGAAAGGCTGGAGGGACTTATTGACTGAAAGATTTCCAGTATAAGCATCATCTAGGAGGAAATCCTCAAAATTATCGAATGAGAGGATGAGCTGTGGTTCCTTGCCTGCAGCCAATAAAGAATCATTCAGCTCTTGATCTGAAGTGTTTATGACAAAATCATTGCTCCATGAAGCAGCTAATCCGTCAAAGTTATTTATCAATACAGTTATTATCTGGCTGACATTAATGTCAATATACATATCATAAGTGCCATTGACCAGCATTGTCCCATCCAGTGCAGCAGAATCATCATGCTCTGTGAGGATTATACCCAAGGCACCGCTTGCATCTGTCAGATCCTGCAAGGTCTGGTTGACATCAATCTCAATATTAGCAAAAATTGTTATATCCTCTGAGCCTATGTTGCCAGCAGAATCGTTAGCAAAGAATTGTATCATATTCCTTCCGGCAAATAATCCTGGAATCGGCGTCCAACCTTCAAGATCCAGATCAGTCCTGCCATTGAATTCATACCAAATCTTTTCTGGGCTCAAATCAGTGACATTATAAGTTATGTTTGCTGTTGAGGTTGAAATTGGGGCATTATATGAAGTTCCGAGAGCATCAAGGAAAATATCCGGAAGCACATCATCAAAATAATAGATTATGCTTACAGCTGCATTGTAATCAATATTACCCAGAATATCCTCAGCCCAGACATAGAATGAATGGTTGCCGGCAGTTGACTCATTGTGCGTCAAATTCTTCATATAAGTCATGCTGCCATCTGTGTCTGAAGTCGGGGCCTCATAAAACTTATAATAATACCTGGAGATGTTTGACATGTCAGTCGCTTCCCAGGTGAATGTGAAGAGCGGAGAGTTAGTCCAGGATGATGGGAAGACTTCAAGATCAAACACTACTGGGATTGAGGTGTCTTTTCCAAACTCAAAAGTCCCGGAATAACCAGTATCATTGTATTCGTCAGTGCAGGAGATGTTCCAGGAATAATAACCATCAGCGCCATCAAAGACAAAATTATTAGGACCTGGAAAGAACTCAAGTGTCTCATTCAGCGTCCCATTAATGTATAATGAACAATTGACATAATCTGAATCACTGTCTGAAATGTTGAAAAAAAGACTGATATTATCCTGAGCAAGAGGGATCCCATCCGGAGAGACAAGAGATACAATAGGCTGATAATATGCTACAGCAGCCAAGACATCAATCCTCGGGAAGCTCATGCTGTTTGCAGAATCAAAAACAGGCACGCCAGTATTCTTCAAGATATCCTCTTTCTCATCAGGAGTGAGAGCCATGCCATACTTGAGACCATAATATTGCGACATCAAGGCCAATGCTGCAGAGACATGAGGAGCACTCATCGAGGTGCCGTTCATCTCCTGATAATTATTAGTTAGATAAGTTGAATTTATGATTCTTCCTGGTGCAAAAAGATCCAAAGAGATGTCTCTGCAAGTAAATGATGAAATTAGATTATCTTCATCTACAGAACCGACTGAAACAACATTCTCAGCACAGGCAGGATAGGTCATTGATGAAGCATCACAATTATCAAAAGCATCAATGTTCCCCGCAGCTGCAACCAAAGATATGTTGGCAGCATGGGCTGCATCTATATTATAATCAAAAAGACCTAAGTTAGGAGCACAGTCATCACCAAGGCTCATAGATATCACTGTGATGTTATACAGATCTATATTCGAAACACACCAGTCAATTCCCAGGGCAATATCTGTTCCTTCACCTATACCGCTTGAATCCATAACCTTGACTGCCACAATGCTTGCACCGGGGGCCACACCTTTCAGGTTTCCATCTGCGGCGATTATGCCAGCAACATGGGTGCCGTGGCCATTATCATCAGAAGCATTAACTGATTCATTATTTCCCTGACAGCAATCATCTGAACAATAGCATTTCTGGGCAATCACCTTGCCTGCAAGGTCAGGATGATCATCCTGGACACCTGTATCAATGACACACACGGAATAGCCAGCGCCCGTTATGTCCTGGCCAGATTCCTGAAGAGCCCAGACCTCATCAGCATTTATCTGAGGCACTGAATCTGAAAGCAGTATATGGAATGTGCCAGACCTATGAACTTCAACATCGGGGTCATCCATGAGCTCCCGATAAGCATCCGCTGTGACCATGGCAGTGAAGCCAGGAACAGACTTGAAGTCACGCCTTGACTGGATCTGGTCATTGATCTGCAGAGCAGAAACAGTCTGTGGAGGAGCCCTCACATGAGCCACTCTCATTCCCTTGACTGCATCTGGCTGGACATCTTTATAATAGACAATGACTGGGATAAGGTCATCTGCAGAGGCAAATGAGGCACCTAATAGGATAAGCATCAATACTACCAGCCCATAGGTTTTACTGGAAACCTTCATAACACACCCATTTTTTCTTTTTACCTACCTGTATACTATTTTATATACTAATGATGTAAATTGTGGTTATAAGTATTATATAAATATTTCGCTTTTTCTCTCCCCAATCCAAAAACAGGAAATATTCACTTCTCCCCAGAAGCGATAGAGGTATTAATACTTTTCTTTTGCTTTAAAAAGGAAGAATCAGTCTCAAATCTGTCTCAAGTCTCTATTGAGACTGTCTCAAGATTGTCTCATTGAGACCCCATGATTTCCAGTGGAACACCCCCTTATTTCTTATGGAAATGGAACTTGAAAGCCCTGTATGGTTTTTAGGTTTATTGTCTCAACATGTTGGAAAATTTGTCTCATGAGACAGAATTGCTTAAAAGCTCTGATTTAAGCTTTATAGGCTCTTTAGTGACTGTCTCAGGATTCTGGATGAGTTCTCTGAGCTCATTGTAATATCTATAGAAAGAGGCCTTGGAGCAGAACTGCTCAATATCCACAATCTGGGCCTTAAGCTCTGGAAGAGTCAGATCCTTGGCCTTGAGGGTCTCAATAATCTTTGTCTTGATAATCTTCTTGCGGTTCTTGTCAATCTTCTTGTAATACTCAGCCTTGAGTCTCATGTCAGGTGATGGGAGCGGCTGAGACTGGACCTGGATGGGTTGCTGAGACAATGGCTGAGACTGAACATTCAAGGCCTGTGAGACAATGAGCTGTGCCTTCACATCTTCGACAAGGGACTGCATTGATGCTCTCAGGCCCGCAAGAAAGGCTTCCTGCTCCTTGGCTATCCTGAGCTGAGCCCCCTTTAGCCCGAGGTCAAGCTCTGCCATCCTGAGCTTCAATGAATCCATAGCAGACTGGAAAGAATCAAGCTTCTCATTGCTCTTTGAGATATCCTCCTTCACTTTTGTAAAAGCCTCCTTGATAGCTTGTCTCTCATCCATGGTCTCAGCTGAGACAGACAGGTATATATGGATTCCTGAGACAAAGCACAATAATCCATTTAAATTTAAGATATCAACATGCAAGTGGTGAGAGATTATATATCATTTATCAATACAATGAAAGGATTAATCAGAATGAGAAACTGATTATAAAAACATAAATACAGGACTTAAGATATTCGACTTCTCATTCGACTCTAAATAGGTCTATAACAGGGACATCACAAAGGTCTGAATTAAGTATCAATAAATCCTATAAAAACCATTGGGTGAGTAGTATTAGCATTACTTCTCTACATTCCCTGCCAAGCTGTGAGCTGATCAAGAAAATTCAAGAGGCCCTGATCGGATTTGCTAAGCAAATCCGGATAAGACAATATCTTTTCTCTTGAATTATACCGCGGAGAAAGAGGCAGGGCAAAGACAAGAACAAATACAAAAATAAACGAAAATAGAAAAACTATTTCTTGAGCTTCTCGAACTCCTTATGGATGTGATGCATAGGGTGCCTCTCTTTCTTATGCATGACAAATGCTGCGACAATGCCCACAAGGACCAGTGCCAAGACAATCCACAGAGCAAGCATGTTTGTCTTCTTGGCCGGAGCCTTCTCCTGAACTGCAGGAGGCTGTTGTTCTGCTTCTGGCTCAGCAGGCTTATCTGCCGGCTTATCAGCAGGTTCGGAAGGCTCCTTAGGAGCAACACTTGGCTCAGCAGGCTTCGCCCCTGCAGAATCATCCTTCTTTGCCGAAATCTTCTGGAAGGTCAGGTCAAAGTTGAACCAGCCAACACGATCCACAGTCAACGCAAGATCATAGACATCATCACCATTGAAGTCAAAGTTAGCAGTCTCACCCTCATTGATGACGGTCCTGAACGAAGAGGACTGTATCTGGACCTCGACACCGCCATTCAGCTTCTTGACGACCTGCACAGTATGCCAATCGTTGTCTATCATGAAAGTCACCCTGTCAGCAGAAGAGACAGTCTGCTTCACTGGCTCGCCTGTCTGGAACTCCTCATTGATGTCATAAGTGTTAGAGACAGCACCTTTCAGCACAAGAGGCGAGCTGCCACCTTTCATGACCATGGGGGAGCCTCCGGTTGATGATGAAGGCTTGCTTCCAAAGATGCCAAACAAGGAAAAATGGGTTATATTAGCCCAGACATAATTATTTGTGGTGTTGACACCTCCCTCTGGAGGATTGAAGATGTGCCAAGCTCCTGTGTCATTGTCAAAATACTCTATCCTGAGCGAACTCTCTGTGAATCCTGATGCTGCAAGCTCCTCGTCAGTGTACCAGATCTTCAGGATCCACCACGTGACATTCATTGAGGTATTGTCCGGAGTGACATCCACATACTTGCCGAATGGCGCCAATGAATAACCAGAAGAGCCAGTCGGATTACTGTTAT
This is a stretch of genomic DNA from Candidatus Woesearchaeota archaeon. It encodes these proteins:
- a CDS encoding S8 family serine peptidase — translated: MLILLGASFASADDLIPVIVYYKDVQPDAVKGMRVAHVRAPPQTVSALQINDQIQSRRDFKSVPGFTAMVTADAYRELMDDPDVEVHRSGTFHILLSDSVPQINADEVWALQESGQDITGAGYSVCVIDTGVQDDHPDLAGKVIAQKCYCSDDCCQGNNESVNASDDNGHGTHVAGIIAADGNLKGVAPGASIVAVKVMDSSGIGEGTDIALGIDWCVSNIDLYNITVISMSLGDDCAPNLGLFDYNIDAAHAANISLVAAAGNIDAFDNCDASSMTYPACAENVVSVGSVDEDNLISSFTCRDISLDLFAPGRIINSTYLTNNYQEMNGTSMSAPHVSAALALMSQYYGLKYGMALTPDEKEDILKNTGVPVFDSANSMSFPRIDVLAAVAYYQPIVSLVSPDGIPLAQDNISLFFNISDSDSDYVNCSLYINGTLNETLEFFPGPNNFVFDGADGYYSWNISCTDEYNDTGYSGTFEFGKDTSIPVVFDLEVFPSSWTNSPLFTFTWEATDMSNISRYYYKFYEAPTSDTDGSMTYMKNLTHNESTAGNHSFYVWAEDILGNIDYNAAVSIIYYFDDVLPDIFLDALGTSYNAPISTSTANITYNVTDLSPEKIWYEFNGRTDLDLEGWTPIPGLFAGRNMIQFFANDSAGNIGSEDITIFANIEIDVNQTLQDLTDASGALGIILTEHDDSAALDGTMLVNGTYDMYIDINVSQIITVLINNFDGLAASWSNDFVINTSDQELNDSLLAAGKEPQLILSFDNFEDFLLDDAYTGNLSVNKSLQPFDFIDYCTNDTECDPLDLCSVDPAPCYTSTGDITSVRFDHLSSIVFYDDSIVGNVTWVSPNSTVYTGTNVGMAFTIGEDVYANYTLDEGPVLRLNSGNPARSFSAVLDGTFMNTTFANGILENGPHNITLYLVDLYDNANSTTYPFTVNDTQSPVLVIFPPDDHEMDVDEDNTTDLRINFTSNEYSNVSYKLNCTFPSHNSAGTIASRALSGSVTKNNLKPGSYDLTITAVDMLGHSRIYSYEFDLEEPSCVDNDGDDWGSANILWCEYTSKKDCDDNDDDINPGDTESGTDECSDGEDNDCDGDTDKQDSGCKTTSSSGGGGGGGSSGLPSDKKEQIFSKILADTWEDMTFSSNDMAYTKVEFKPNKELSNVALRVFSYNGAPDGVAPLKNAYQYLFMKTTNFDDDDLTETQITFRVKKSWVPSDHKPEDISLFRMVDDEWVGLDTSQFSSDAYYYHYSAAPPGFSYFCIAGKQDDPPAAAVALKSDGNDSDVGASSNATANSSMNNVSGNAVRDGWHLSWPGFTFKPITWMIVFLVLIVVGILSYFVYEQKMTPKDEKEFKNRDLSSKISIRETTVPPKKLQAYVDFQLARGHTPSKIRDVLVDAGWGKDLVIKAIKQSPDYKVSMPKSYEEVIQKHDQFKKLKK